The Micromonospora sp. Llam0 genome includes a window with the following:
- a CDS encoding type I polyketide synthase: MTTTPNGTTPSAPTPLSRALDTIRKLRAQLEASGDNQPIAVIGVGLRLPGGIDTLDGFWQALAQRRDLIGPLPAARRAPFEREWAQLPQLGGFLDEVLDFDAAFFGISPREARALDPQHRLLLEVCHEALEHSARPAEQLRDTRTGFFVGITHQDYRDWEPHGADAYWATGNGHCFAAGRVAYALGLTGPAVAVDTACSSSLVAIHQASSALRRGECEVALAGGVNLIMSPRSTRLLGPQMGALSPDGRCKAFDARANGFIRGEGCAVLVLKRLDAARRDGDVVHAVLNGSAVNQDGRSSGFTAPNVLAQSALIGAALADARLTPADIGLIETHGTGTALGDPIEMEAVATSLGRPTEADDPLYVGAAKTNVGHLEAAAGVVGVVKAILSLRYDAVPPLVHFSTLNPRIDLAGTRVRMPTGLLPWTGRPGRLRHAGVSSFGMSGTNAHVIVGEPEPAEAPAGPAGSAPGRQPVAGDAVPVTGFEISAGSRPALRELADRYGRRLADLRPEQYAAFAYTATAGRTRHAVRARVTAADPAAAAAALSALADGSDAPTVQVHEGDLPTALPDLPRQVVELPHYPWQRQRYAPPVESGPASSDVASPTAPLYELGWQPIAGRDPDGSTLVLAGDDGELLTALAEVARTDGWPTVVLGPAGLPAATGPLPADGQQWQAFWQRRDPAEKVLVLLAMAAEALPAELPATEPATELAATGDGGLAGAGAALCVAVTTAVRALPGGAPDRRVVVLTRGARRTGADDPVRASTHGLLHGLAPVLGLELPAWGGLVDLPVDTGPTDLLAALRALPGDGEEDLLAVRRGTAATARLRPVPADYAPQLPVDPDGSYLVTGGLGGVGRCLVRDLVRRGARRLLLTGRRAADDIAPAAAELLAELADAGVEVRYRTADCDDPAALTRALADDLPRLRGVVHAAGHLTRTPLAHADRAAFEQTLRGKFTGAWWLHLLLRDHPLDFFLTVSSVSAHWGADGYGGYAAANGGIDMIANHRVSAGLAATSVAFGPWTVDGMVDATDLAELARGGVDPVTAQTGAASLTARTAGSDAVLVCCPVRWDRFAAVMSARRPRALYQDLVTGPAAGGAPYPPAGPASGPADPAGAHAADPPAGTGVAGRERLLAVPELARPAALRDQVGTVVARILGYPDGEQVRQDQGFFDLGLDSMMAVDLVDALAGEYGVPLQVADVFDHPTVSDLAALMLGRVDDSATPPAGGQRQRPAVRSAEPGTPEPTRPPAPAPTPQPADAAAGEPIAIIGMAGRFPGADSIDEFWQLLVDGRDGVGAVPPRRWNGAALHDSDPMSTGTITTDQGGFLSDVDRFDAGFFGIPAREAQSLDPQHRLLLECAWHALEDADVDPAGLAGGRTGVYIGISNSDYARLLQRGGLGQLDAYFGTGTSLNAAAGRIAYLLGLHGPAIAVDTACSSALVALHLAIRSLRSGETDTALVGGVNVIASPEASVAVSRAHMLSPTGRCKTFAADADGFVRSEAAAVVLLKPLSAALRDGDRVLAVVRGSAVNSDGASSGLTAPNGTAQQAVLRAALADAGASGPQVSYLEAHGTGTALGDPVEVRAAWQVLGDGRAPGEPLHLGSVKSNVGHCESASGIVSVVKTVLALRHGRLPANLHCAELNPQIGWAEMNVRVLDEPVRWRSGGRSRLAGVSSFGFSGTNAHVVLAEAPPQEPAGDEPGGPWLLPLSAPDEAGLDRSVTAWDEVLAGSTDADLPALVGSAGAGRVHLPVRRAALGSSVEELRRALARTATPAGADQPATPAGADRATAPRAAGRPPRVAFLFSGQGSQYFGMGAELHRTEPVFRETFDACDEILAPRLGSSLTELMWHGTRPELLDQTWATQPALVALELSLAALWASWGVHASAVIGHSVGEIAAAIHAGVLDLADGLALVARRARLMQDTQPGAMLAVAAEPDQVAEWLDGTTLDVAAINGPRAVVVAGLAEEIADFAADRRTKGVRCQQLVVSHAFHSRLMEPMLPDFGQTLASLPSRPPALPIVANLTGRLAGPDTYLGDYWCRHVRQPVRFHDGIGQLRQLGVDVFLEIGPGRTLAGLVTAGGSAPDGGVVASLRRGAADRATLLDAVRSLYLAGGPVRWAAVQPRRPRPAGQRAARYPFADTRYWTPLADQPPSSSATATVDEPPTGQPPAAATGQQTQSHVGRELRSPALRGRVFEFTRSAAFPAYLTDHRLYGTVVTPAASHLATLVQALAPDGSPVTLTDLVCPRALVITEQERYDVQLTVDRAGGRLAVSSLVDADRDLWQEHLAARLRPTATTTGPAAPDPAVAELPAPDPAADRAAFIASAQRHVTGAQFYAYFRDLGYTLGPSFRWIADIWLGWDEALVRYVQPPLPDDPADYQLYPGLIDSCFQSIAGFLVDEVAEEAPALAIPFAAARLEFPARDRIDGELWGRVRVRDAEPLARGRSRVTAADLRLARPDGTTLLAVDDFRVRHAPRELLRRSLRDDRAGLYTVRWQPADDDGRGPDADPAGAGRRDTTAPTGAALSGGSRSVLLVGPATDFTEALAAELRDLGHAVDVDRSGSASGADLVVDLRFLAVDPTGTDPTGDHPTGDAAGPVPAAVLALGESLRGRSTSTPYVVVCPADDAAAPDREALWGMLAAVEAEESQRRLLRIDLVEPAPAAAARLGRQLDAVLASGVTEPRLRLHADGVEVPRLVAVEPGPVSSWPDGVLITGGLGALGLSVARILADGGTRTITLVGRSAPGADARAAVDELVARGVRVEVVAADIADPAGCATAVAAAGRLGPLRAVLHLAGTTDDGAFATLPQPAYEKVFAGKVGGARNLADAVRGLDLTAFVLFSSVSSVFGSAGQVNYAAANGYLDGLATALRADGVPAVSVNWGPWEPAGGSGLAATEAVRRAAGQLGVRALTDAEAAPLLAAALGARRTRLVAVAVDLARYAGRAAGHPRTALVRELVADVSGTVHDRSAGGPPMDRPVEAGRPAGWLRGLLLGLAGPDRQDRLRSAIAELVGETIGDTGRIDDNRGFAELGLDSIMAIDLRARLSHALDVELPATAALDHPTVRAMTAFVDSLLPAADQPGGAPEPAEPAEPARPRSAEPAEPAWPASAVDTADLASLSLDDLIEAARADLAAGP; encoded by the coding sequence GTGACGACCACACCGAACGGCACGACGCCGTCCGCGCCGACGCCGCTGTCGCGCGCCCTCGACACGATCCGCAAGCTGCGGGCGCAGCTGGAGGCCAGTGGCGACAACCAGCCGATCGCGGTGATCGGTGTCGGGCTGCGCCTGCCCGGCGGGATCGACACCCTCGACGGGTTCTGGCAGGCCCTGGCGCAACGCCGGGACCTGATCGGGCCGCTGCCGGCCGCCCGGCGGGCCCCGTTCGAACGGGAGTGGGCACAGCTGCCGCAGCTCGGCGGGTTCCTCGACGAGGTCCTCGACTTCGACGCGGCGTTCTTCGGGATCAGCCCACGGGAGGCCAGGGCCCTGGATCCGCAGCACCGGCTGCTGCTGGAGGTCTGCCACGAGGCGCTGGAGCATTCGGCCCGGCCGGCGGAGCAGCTACGTGACACCCGTACCGGCTTCTTCGTCGGCATCACCCACCAGGACTACCGGGACTGGGAGCCGCACGGCGCCGACGCCTACTGGGCAACCGGAAACGGGCACTGCTTCGCGGCCGGGCGGGTGGCGTACGCGCTCGGGCTGACCGGCCCGGCGGTCGCCGTCGACACCGCCTGCTCGTCGTCGCTGGTCGCGATCCACCAGGCCAGTTCGGCGCTGCGGCGCGGCGAGTGCGAGGTGGCGCTGGCCGGCGGAGTCAACCTGATCATGTCCCCCCGCTCCACCCGGCTGCTCGGGCCGCAGATGGGTGCACTCTCCCCGGACGGGCGGTGCAAGGCGTTCGACGCCCGGGCGAACGGGTTCATCCGGGGCGAGGGCTGCGCCGTGCTGGTGCTCAAGCGGCTGGACGCCGCCCGGCGCGACGGTGACGTGGTGCACGCCGTCCTGAACGGATCCGCGGTCAACCAGGACGGGCGGTCGTCCGGGTTCACCGCGCCGAACGTGCTGGCCCAGTCCGCGCTGATCGGGGCGGCGCTGGCCGACGCCCGGCTCACCCCGGCCGACATCGGGCTGATCGAGACCCACGGCACCGGCACCGCGCTGGGCGACCCGATCGAGATGGAGGCGGTCGCGACGTCGCTGGGCCGGCCCACCGAGGCCGACGACCCGTTGTACGTCGGCGCCGCCAAGACCAACGTCGGCCACCTGGAAGCGGCCGCCGGCGTGGTCGGTGTGGTGAAGGCGATCCTGTCGCTGCGGTACGACGCCGTACCGCCGCTGGTGCACTTCTCCACCCTGAACCCCCGGATCGACCTGGCCGGCACCCGGGTAAGGATGCCCACCGGGCTGCTGCCCTGGACGGGCCGGCCGGGCCGCCTCCGGCACGCCGGCGTCAGCTCGTTCGGGATGAGTGGCACCAACGCGCACGTCATCGTCGGCGAACCGGAGCCGGCCGAGGCACCGGCCGGCCCCGCCGGCTCCGCGCCAGGCCGCCAGCCAGTCGCGGGTGACGCCGTGCCGGTCACCGGATTCGAGATCTCCGCCGGCAGCCGGCCGGCGCTGCGGGAACTGGCCGACCGGTACGGCCGGCGGCTGGCCGATCTGCGGCCGGAGCAGTACGCCGCGTTCGCGTACACCGCCACCGCTGGCCGGACCCGGCACGCCGTCCGCGCCCGGGTCACCGCCGCCGACCCGGCGGCGGCCGCCGCCGCGCTGTCCGCGCTTGCCGACGGCAGCGACGCCCCGACGGTGCAGGTCCACGAGGGGGACCTGCCGACGGCGCTGCCCGACCTGCCGCGCCAGGTGGTGGAGCTGCCGCACTACCCGTGGCAGCGGCAGCGGTACGCCCCACCGGTCGAGTCCGGACCCGCGTCGTCCGACGTGGCGTCGCCGACGGCACCCCTGTACGAACTGGGCTGGCAGCCGATCGCCGGCCGGGACCCGGACGGCTCCACGCTGGTGCTCGCCGGTGACGACGGCGAGCTGTTGACCGCGCTGGCCGAGGTGGCCCGGACGGACGGCTGGCCGACGGTCGTTCTCGGCCCGGCCGGGCTGCCGGCCGCGACCGGTCCGCTGCCGGCCGACGGCCAGCAGTGGCAGGCGTTCTGGCAGCGGCGTGACCCGGCTGAGAAGGTGCTGGTGCTGCTCGCCATGGCCGCCGAAGCGCTCCCCGCCGAGCTGCCGGCCACCGAGCCGGCCACCGAACTCGCCGCTACCGGCGACGGTGGACTGGCCGGTGCCGGCGCGGCGCTGTGCGTGGCGGTGACCACCGCCGTACGGGCGCTGCCCGGCGGTGCGCCCGACCGACGGGTGGTGGTGCTGACCCGGGGTGCCCGACGGACCGGTGCCGACGATCCGGTCCGGGCCAGCACCCACGGCCTGCTGCACGGGCTGGCCCCGGTGCTCGGCCTGGAGCTGCCGGCCTGGGGCGGCCTGGTCGACCTGCCGGTCGACACTGGGCCGACGGACCTGCTGGCGGCGCTACGGGCACTGCCCGGCGACGGCGAGGAGGACCTGCTCGCCGTCCGCCGGGGCACGGCGGCGACGGCCCGACTGCGTCCGGTGCCCGCCGACTACGCCCCGCAGCTGCCGGTCGACCCCGACGGCAGTTACCTGGTCACCGGTGGGCTCGGCGGCGTCGGCCGCTGCCTGGTTCGCGACCTGGTACGCCGGGGCGCCCGACGGCTGCTGTTGACCGGCCGCCGGGCCGCCGACGACATCGCGCCGGCCGCTGCCGAACTGCTCGCCGAGCTGGCCGACGCCGGCGTCGAGGTGCGCTACCGTACGGCGGACTGCGACGATCCGGCGGCGCTGACCCGGGCGCTCGCCGACGACCTGCCCCGGCTGCGCGGCGTCGTACACGCCGCCGGGCATCTCACCCGTACGCCGCTGGCGCACGCCGACCGGGCCGCCTTCGAGCAGACCCTGCGCGGCAAGTTCACCGGCGCCTGGTGGCTGCATCTGCTGCTGCGGGACCACCCGCTGGACTTCTTCCTGACGGTCTCGTCGGTCTCGGCGCACTGGGGAGCCGACGGTTACGGCGGTTACGCCGCCGCCAACGGTGGGATCGACATGATCGCCAACCACCGGGTATCCGCCGGCCTGGCCGCGACCAGCGTCGCCTTCGGACCGTGGACGGTCGACGGCATGGTGGACGCGACCGATCTGGCCGAACTGGCCCGCGGCGGTGTCGACCCGGTCACCGCGCAGACCGGGGCCGCCAGCCTGACCGCCCGTACGGCCGGGTCGGACGCGGTGCTGGTCTGCTGCCCGGTCCGGTGGGACCGGTTCGCCGCGGTGATGTCGGCCCGTCGGCCCCGGGCCCTGTACCAGGATCTGGTCACCGGACCCGCCGCTGGCGGCGCCCCCTACCCCCCGGCCGGGCCGGCGTCGGGACCCGCCGACCCGGCCGGGGCCCACGCCGCCGACCCGCCGGCCGGTACCGGGGTGGCGGGACGCGAGCGTCTGCTGGCCGTGCCGGAGCTGGCCCGGCCAGCGGCGCTGCGCGACCAGGTCGGTACGGTCGTCGCCCGGATCCTCGGCTACCCGGACGGCGAGCAGGTCCGCCAGGATCAGGGATTCTTCGATCTCGGCCTCGACTCGATGATGGCGGTCGATCTGGTCGATGCCCTGGCCGGCGAGTACGGCGTACCGCTTCAGGTGGCTGACGTCTTCGACCACCCGACGGTCTCCGATCTGGCCGCACTGATGCTGGGTCGGGTCGACGACAGCGCCACCCCGCCGGCCGGCGGGCAACGGCAGCGTCCGGCGGTACGGTCGGCCGAGCCGGGTACCCCGGAGCCGACCCGGCCACCGGCCCCGGCCCCCACGCCGCAGCCGGCCGACGCCGCGGCCGGGGAGCCGATCGCGATCATCGGGATGGCCGGCCGGTTCCCGGGTGCCGACTCCATCGACGAGTTCTGGCAACTGCTGGTCGACGGCCGCGACGGAGTGGGCGCGGTGCCGCCGCGCCGATGGAACGGTGCTGCGCTGCACGACAGCGACCCGATGAGCACCGGCACGATCACCACCGACCAGGGCGGCTTCCTCAGCGATGTCGACCGGTTCGACGCCGGGTTCTTCGGGATCCCCGCCCGGGAGGCGCAGAGCCTGGACCCGCAGCACCGACTGCTGCTCGAATGTGCCTGGCACGCGCTGGAGGACGCCGATGTCGACCCCGCCGGCCTGGCCGGCGGCCGGACCGGCGTGTACATCGGCATCTCCAACTCCGACTACGCCCGGCTGCTGCAACGTGGCGGGCTCGGCCAGCTGGACGCGTACTTCGGCACCGGCACCTCGCTCAACGCGGCCGCCGGCCGGATCGCGTACCTGCTCGGTCTGCACGGGCCGGCGATCGCGGTGGACACCGCCTGCTCCTCGGCCCTGGTCGCGCTGCATCTGGCGATCCGGTCGCTGCGCAGCGGTGAGACCGACACGGCGCTGGTCGGCGGGGTGAACGTGATCGCCTCACCGGAGGCGTCGGTCGCGGTCAGCCGGGCCCACATGCTCTCCCCCACCGGCCGGTGCAAGACGTTCGCCGCCGACGCGGACGGCTTCGTCCGTTCCGAGGCCGCCGCGGTGGTGCTGCTCAAACCGCTGTCGGCCGCGCTGCGCGACGGCGACCGGGTGCTGGCCGTGGTACGCGGCAGCGCGGTCAACTCCGACGGAGCGTCGTCCGGCCTGACCGCGCCGAACGGGACCGCGCAGCAGGCGGTGCTGCGCGCCGCGCTCGCCGACGCCGGGGCGTCCGGCCCGCAGGTGTCCTACCTGGAGGCGCACGGCACCGGCACCGCGCTGGGCGACCCGGTCGAGGTCCGGGCCGCCTGGCAGGTGCTCGGTGACGGCCGGGCACCCGGTGAGCCGCTGCACCTCGGGTCGGTAAAGAGCAACGTCGGCCACTGCGAGTCGGCGTCCGGCATCGTGTCGGTGGTCAAGACCGTCCTGGCGTTGCGGCACGGCCGGCTGCCGGCCAACCTGCACTGTGCCGAGCTGAACCCGCAGATCGGCTGGGCGGAGATGAACGTCCGGGTGCTGGACGAGCCGGTACGGTGGCGCTCCGGCGGCCGATCCCGCCTCGCCGGGGTGTCCAGCTTCGGTTTCTCCGGTACCAACGCGCACGTCGTACTCGCCGAGGCACCGCCGCAGGAGCCGGCCGGCGACGAGCCCGGCGGCCCGTGGCTGCTGCCGCTGTCCGCGCCGGACGAGGCCGGGCTGGACCGGTCGGTGACGGCCTGGGATGAGGTACTCGCCGGCAGCACGGACGCGGACCTGCCGGCGTTGGTCGGCAGCGCCGGTGCGGGCCGGGTCCACCTGCCGGTCCGTCGGGCCGCGCTCGGTTCGTCCGTCGAGGAGCTGCGCCGCGCACTGGCCCGGACGGCAACGCCCGCAGGAGCCGACCAGCCAGCAACGCCCGCGGGGGCCGACCGGGCGACAGCGCCCAGGGCAGCGGGCCGACCGCCCCGGGTGGCTTTCCTCTTTTCCGGCCAGGGCAGTCAGTACTTCGGGATGGGTGCCGAACTGCACCGGACCGAACCGGTGTTCCGGGAGACGTTCGACGCCTGCGACGAGATCCTGGCTCCGCGACTGGGCAGCTCGCTGACCGAGCTGATGTGGCACGGCACGCGGCCGGAGCTGCTCGACCAGACCTGGGCTACCCAGCCGGCGCTGGTCGCGCTGGAGCTGTCCCTCGCCGCCCTCTGGGCGAGCTGGGGGGTCCACGCGTCGGCGGTGATCGGCCACAGCGTCGGGGAGATCGCGGCCGCGATCCACGCCGGCGTGCTCGACCTCGCCGACGGCCTGGCACTGGTGGCCCGGCGGGCGCGGCTGATGCAGGACACCCAGCCGGGCGCGATGCTGGCCGTCGCCGCCGAGCCGGACCAGGTCGCCGAGTGGCTGGACGGCACCACGTTGGACGTGGCCGCGATCAACGGACCCCGCGCGGTCGTGGTGGCCGGGCTCGCCGAGGAGATCGCCGACTTCGCCGCCGACCGCCGGACGAAAGGGGTCCGCTGCCAGCAGTTGGTGGTGTCGCACGCGTTCCACAGCCGGCTGATGGAGCCGATGCTCCCCGACTTCGGGCAGACCCTGGCGTCGCTGCCGAGCCGCCCGCCGGCGCTGCCGATCGTGGCGAACCTGACCGGGCGGCTCGCCGGGCCGGACACCTACCTCGGCGACTACTGGTGCCGACACGTACGTCAGCCGGTCCGCTTCCATGACGGCATCGGCCAGCTGCGCCAGCTGGGCGTCGACGTCTTCCTGGAGATCGGGCCGGGACGTACGCTGGCCGGCCTGGTCACCGCAGGAGGGTCGGCACCGGACGGCGGGGTGGTGGCCTCGCTGCGGCGGGGCGCCGCCGACCGGGCCACGCTACTGGACGCGGTACGCAGCCTCTACCTCGCCGGAGGGCCGGTCCGGTGGGCGGCGGTGCAGCCGCGGCGACCACGACCGGCCGGGCAGCGGGCCGCACGGTACCCGTTCGCCGACACCCGGTACTGGACACCGCTGGCTGACCAGCCGCCGTCATCGTCAGCTACGGCTACGGTGGACGAGCCGCCGACGGGACAGCCGCCGGCAGCGGCGACCGGGCAGCAGACCCAGTCGCACGTCGGGCGGGAACTGCGTTCACCGGCGCTGCGTGGTCGGGTCTTCGAGTTCACCCGCAGCGCCGCGTTCCCCGCCTACCTGACCGATCACCGGCTCTACGGCACGGTGGTCACGCCGGCCGCGTCACATCTGGCCACCCTGGTCCAGGCGTTGGCACCGGACGGCAGCCCGGTGACGCTGACCGATCTGGTCTGCCCCCGGGCGCTGGTGATCACCGAGCAGGAACGGTACGACGTCCAACTGACCGTCGACCGGGCCGGTGGCCGGCTCGCGGTGAGCAGTCTGGTCGACGCCGACCGGGACCTCTGGCAGGAGCACCTGGCGGCCCGGCTACGGCCGACAGCAACGACGACAGGCCCCGCAGCACCGGATCCTGCGGTGGCGGAGCTGCCGGCACCGGACCCAGCTGCCGACCGGGCGGCCTTCATCGCCTCGGCACAGCGGCACGTCACCGGCGCACAGTTCTACGCGTACTTCCGCGACCTCGGCTACACCCTCGGTCCGTCGTTCCGGTGGATCGCTGACATCTGGCTGGGCTGGGACGAGGCGTTGGTCCGCTACGTTCAGCCGCCGCTGCCCGACGATCCGGCGGACTACCAGCTGTACCCGGGACTGATCGACTCCTGTTTTCAGAGCATCGCCGGTTTCCTCGTCGACGAGGTCGCCGAGGAGGCTCCCGCACTGGCCATCCCGTTCGCCGCGGCCCGACTGGAGTTTCCGGCCCGGGACCGGATCGACGGGGAGCTGTGGGGGCGGGTCCGGGTCCGCGACGCCGAGCCGCTGGCCCGTGGCCGCAGCCGGGTCACCGCCGCCGATCTGCGGCTGGCCAGGCCAGACGGGACGACGCTGCTCGCGGTCGACGACTTCCGGGTCCGGCACGCGCCCCGGGAGCTGCTGCGCCGGAGCCTGCGCGACGACCGGGCCGGCCTCTACACGGTGCGGTGGCAGCCGGCCGACGACGATGGCCGAGGCCCGGACGCCGACCCGGCGGGTGCCGGTAGGCGCGACACGACCGCACCGACGGGTGCGGCTCTGTCCGGCGGGTCCCGGTCGGTGCTGCTGGTCGGCCCGGCGACCGACTTCACCGAGGCGCTGGCGGCTGAACTGCGCGACCTCGGACACGCGGTGGACGTCGACCGGTCCGGGTCCGCGTCCGGGGCGGACCTCGTAGTGGACCTCAGATTCCTGGCCGTGGACCCGACCGGCACGGACCCGACCGGCGACCACCCGACCGGCGACGCCGCCGGGCCGGTGCCCGCTGCGGTGCTGGCGCTCGGCGAGTCGCTCCGGGGCCGGTCGACGTCGACGCCGTACGTGGTGGTCTGCCCGGCCGACGACGCCGCCGCACCCGACCGGGAGGCGCTCTGGGGGATGCTGGCCGCGGTCGAAGCGGAGGAGTCGCAGCGGCGGCTGCTGCGGATCGACCTGGTCGAGCCGGCCCCGGCGGCCGCGGCCCGGCTGGGCCGGCAGCTCGACGCGGTGCTGGCCAGCGGCGTCACCGAGCCCCGGCTGCGGCTGCACGCCGACGGGGTCGAGGTGCCCCGGCTGGTCGCCGTCGAACCCGGTCCGGTGTCGAGCTGGCCGGACGGTGTCCTGATCACTGGCGGTCTGGGCGCGCTGGGGTTGAGCGTCGCGCGGATCCTGGCCGACGGTGGCACCCGGACGATCACCCTGGTCGGCCGGTCGGCTCCGGGTGCCGACGCCCGAGCCGCCGTCGACGAGCTGGTCGCCCGGGGGGTACGGGTCGAGGTCGTCGCCGCGGACATCGCCGATCCGGCCGGCTGTGCCACGGCCGTCGCCGCAGCGGGCCGGCTCGGTCCGCTGCGGGCCGTCCTGCACCTGGCCGGCACGACCGACGACGGCGCCTTCGCGACGCTTCCTCAGCCGGCGTACGAGAAGGTCTTCGCCGGCAAGGTGGGCGGTGCCCGGAACCTGGCCGACGCGGTACGCGGCCTCGACCTGACCGCCTTCGTGCTCTTCTCCTCGGTGTCGAGTGTGTTCGGGTCCGCCGGTCAGGTGAACTACGCGGCCGCCAACGGCTACCTGGACGGGCTGGCGACCGCGCTACGCGCCGACGGCGTACCGGCCGTCAGTGTCAACTGGGGTCCCTGGGAACCGGCGGGCGGCAGCGGGCTGGCCGCGACCGAGGCGGTCCGCCGGGCCGCCGGGCAACTGGGCGTGCGTGCCCTCACCGACGCGGAGGCGGCCCCGCTGCTGGCCGCCGCGCTCGGCGCGCGGCGCACCCGGCTGGTAGCGGTCGCCGTGGACCTGGCCCGGTACGCCGGGCGGGCCGCCGGGCATCCCCGGACTGCGCTGGTCCGCGAGCTGGTCGCCGACGTCTCCGGTACGGTCCACGACCGGTCGGCGGGCGGCCCGCCCATGGACCGACCGGTGGAGGCCGGCCGGCCAGCGGGTTGGCTGCGCGGCCTGCTCCTCGGGCTGGCCGGCCCGGACCGGCAGGACCGGCTGCGTTCGGCGATCGCGGAGCTGGTGGGTGAGACGATCGGCGACACCGGACGAATCGACGACAACCGGGGCTTCGCCGAGCTGGGCCTCGACTCGATCATGGCGATCGACCTGCGGGCCCGGCTGTCACACGCGCTCGACGTCGAGTTGCCGGCAACCGCCGCGCTGGACCACCCGACGGTACGGGCGAT